The Trinickia caryophylli genomic sequence TGGGTCGACAACGGCGTCAACGTCGCGCCGGGCCAGCTGGTGCTGCTCGAGAACTGCCGCGTGAACAAGGGCGAGAAGAAGAATTCCGACGAACTGGCGCAAAAGATGGCCAGGCTTTGCGACGTCTACGTGAACGACGCGTTCGGCACGGCTCACCGGGCCGAGGCCACCACGCACGGCATTGCCAAGTACGCGCCCGTGGCCTGCGCGGGCCCGCTGCTCGCGGCCGAGCTCGATGCGCTCGGCAAGGCGCTCGGCAATCCGAAGCGCCCGCTCGTCGCCATCGTCGCCGGCTCCAAGGTTTCGACGAAGCTCACGATCCTCAAATCGCTCGCCGAGAAGGTCGATCAGTTGATCGTCGGCGGCGGCATTGCCAACACGTTCATGCTGGCCGCGGGGCTGCCGATCGGCAAGTCGCTCGCCGAGGCCGATCTCGTCGAGGAAGCCCGCGCGATCATCGAGGCGGCGCGCGCGCGCGGCGCCTCGGTGCCGATTCCGGCAGACGTGGTGACGGCGAAGGAGTTTTCGCCCACGGCCGCCGCCACGACGAAGCCGGTCGCGGACATCGAGGCCGACGACATGATCCTCGACATCGGCCCGCAAACCGCGCAGGCGCTCGCCTCGCAGCTCGCCAATGCGGGCACGATCGTCTGGAACGGCCCCGTGGGCGTGTTCGAGTTCGACCAGTTCGGCGGCGGCACGAAGACCCTCGCCGAGGCGATCGCGCATTCGTCGGCGTTTTCGATCGCGGGCGGCGGCGACACACTGGCCGCCATCGCGAAGTACGGCATTCACGACAAGGTGAGCTACATTTCGACAGGCGGCGGCGCGTTCCTCGAATTCCTCGAGGGCAAGAAGCTGCCGGCGGTGGAAGTGCTCGAGTCGCGGGCATAACGCGTGGCCGGGCGCATATCGCTGGCCTGCGCCCGGCGAGCGAACCGCAGGCTGCGCGCGGCGCGCGCATCCGCCCCTGGCCCGGTAACCTCGGGCGCGCGGGGCAGCCGGTTGGCTGTCCCCGATTTTCATAAAGCGACGCTGGCACGATCCGGCGCGCACTCTGTGCAAGCGCCTCGATGGCGCCCACACCGACGCATTAAAACTCGCAGCGCGTCCACCAGCGATCCAACTGAGACGAGGAGTTACATGCATCGCGCCACCAAGATTGTTGCCACCATCGGTCCGGCCTCGAGTTCGCCGGAAGTCCTGCTGCAGATGATGCAAGCGGGGCTCGACGTGGTGCGCCTCAACTTTTCTCACGGCACGGCCGATGACCACCGCCAGCGCGCCGAACACGTGCGCGAGGCCGCCCGCAAGACGGGTCGCGAGGTCGCCATCATGGCCGACCTGCAGGGGCCGAAGATCCGCGTCGGCAAGTTCGAAAACGGCAAGGTCATGCTCGCGCCGGGCGACTCGTTCATCCTCGATGCCAACTGCGAACTGGGCAACGAGGAGCGCGTCGGGCTCGACTACAGGGATCTGCCGCGCGACCTCAAATCCGGCGACGTGCTGCTGCTCAACGACGGACTCATCGTGCTGACGGTCTCCCGTGTCGTGGGCGAGGAGATCCACACCGTCGTCAAAGTGGGCGGCGAGCTCTCGAACAACAAGGGCATCAATCGCCAGGGCGGCGGACTCACCGCGCCGGCGCTGACGGCGAAGGACATGGAGGACATCCGTACGGCCATGGCGATCGGCGTCGAGTACATCGCCGTGTCGTTCCCCAAGAACGCGACCGACATGGAAATGGCGCGCCAGCTCGCGAACATTGCCGGCATGCCGTATGGCGTCAAGCCGAAGATGATCGCGAAGATCGAGCGGGCCGAGGCGATCCCGGCGCTGCAGGGCATTCTCGACGCCTCCGACGGCATCATGGTCGCCCGCGGCGATCTGGCCGTGGAAGTGGGCAACGCGGCCGTGCCCGCGCTGCAAAAGCGCATGATCCGCATGGCGCGCGATTCCAACAAGCTCGTGATCACGGCCACGCAGATGATGGAGTCGATGATCCACGCACCCGTGCCTACGCGTGCCGAAGTGTCCGACGTGGCGAACGCCGTGCTGGACGGCACCGATGCCGTCATGCTCTCGGCCGAGACGGCCGCCGGCAAGTACCCGGTCCAGACGATCGAGGCCATGGCGGCGATCTGCGTCGAAGCCGAGAAATCGGAGCATGTCGAGCTCGATCGCGATTTTCTCGATCGAACCTTTACGCGCATCGACCAGTCGATTGCGATGGGCGCGCTTTTCACGGCCTACCACCTCGGCGCGAAGGCGATCGTGGCGCTGACCGAATCGGGCGCGACGGCACTTTGGATGTCGCGCCACTGGACGCACGTGCCGATCTTCGCGCTGACCTCGCGCGTGGCGAGCGAGCGCGGGATGGCGCTCTTTCGCAACGTGACGCCGCTCGCGATCGAGCCGAACAGCGACCGGGACCAGGCGCTCAAGCAGGCGGTCGAAGTGGTGGTGGCCAAGGGTTTCGCCGCGCGCGGCGACATGGTCGTGCTGACGGTCGGCGAGCCGATGGGGCAGGCGGGTGGCACCAACACGCTGAAGATCGTGCGCGTGGGCGATAACGTCTGAGGGAAGCGCCGCGCGGCCCAAAGGGCGGCCGATGGCCTGGCCGCCCGCGAGCCGGCGCGGCCGCCGGCGCCCGCCAGCGCCCGACGCGGGGGGGGGCGGGAGCGGTTGCCGTGCGGCCCAAAATCGCGGAGCGGGGTCCGCTTCGCGATAAAATCGAGCCTATTCGCACAAAACGCACAAGAAGTGCCGCTTCGAGCACCAGGTTTCCATCTCAAGGAGTATTCAGCATGCCTCTCGTATCAATGCGTCAACTGCTGGACCACGCGGCCGAGCACGGCTACGGCCTGCCCGCATTCAACGTGAACAACCTCGAGCAGGTGCAGGCGATCATGGCGGCGGCGGACGAGGTCGGCGCACCGGTCATCATGCAGGCGTCGGCCGGCGCACGCAAGTACGCGGGCGAAGCGTTCCTGCGGCATCTGATCGAAGCGGCGGTCGAATCGTACCCGCACATCCCGGTCGTGATGCATCAGGATCACGGGCAGTCCCCGGCCGTGTGCATGGCGGCGATCCGCAGCGGCTTCACGAGCGTGATGATGGACGGCTCGCTGCAGGCGGACGGCAAGACGGTGGCTTCGTACGAGTACAACGTGGACGTATCGCGCAAGGTCGTGGAGATGGCGCATTCGATCGGCGTGACGGTCGAGGCCGAGCTCGGCGTGCTCGGCTCGCTCGAGACGATGAAGGGCGACAAGGAAGACGGCCACGGCGCGGAAGGCACGATGACGCGCGAGCAACTCCTGACCGACGTCGAGCAGGCCGCCGATTTCGTGCGCGCGACGCAGTGCGACGCGCTCGCGATTGCGATCGGCACTTCGCACGGCGCGTATAAGTTCACGAAGAAGCCGACCGGCGACATCCTCGCCATCGAGCGTATCAAGGAGATCCACGCGCGCATTCCGAACACGCACCTCGTGATGCATGGTTCGTCCTCGGTGCCGCAGGAACTGCTGGCGGAGATCCGCGAGTTCGGCGGCGACATGAAGGAAACGTACGGCGTGCCCGTGGAGGAAATCCAGGAGGGCATCAAGCACGGCGTGCGCAAGATCAACATCGACACCGATCTGCGGCTTGCGATCACGGGCGCGATCCGCCGCTACTTCGCCGAGAACCCGAGCAAGTTCGATCCGCGCGACTATTTGAAGCCCGCACGCGAGGCGGCGAAGAAGGTCTGTGTCGACCGCTATCGCGCGTTCGGCTGCGAGGGGCAGGCGGGGAAGATCAAGCCGATGCCGCTCGACAAGATGGCCGAGAAGTACAAGTCCGGCGAGCTGACGCAGGTCGTGCGCTAAGCGCGCGCCGCGCAGGCTGTGCCGGAAGGTGCCGCCGGTGCCGGCTGCCGTTGCCCCGCTGGGCGGCGGCAGGCCGGCCCGATGGCCGATGCAGTGCTTCGCCGTTCCCCGCCGCAGCGATGGGAACGGCGTTTGTGTTTTGTCATGCAGAATGCAGCATGCCGTACCCGGTCTTGCCGGCGCGGCGCGGCGCGGGAAGTTTCCCCGGCGCCCGAGCGCTGAACCCGAGCCGGGGGCGATGCCCGACGGGGCAGCAGTTGGTGCTTTTACCGGTTTTCACTTACTGACGATCTACGACGATGTCTACCCTTTACGAATCTTCGCTCCGTTCGCTGCCTCTCCTTGGCCGCGGCAAGGTCCGCGACAACTACGCGGTCGGTTCGGACCAGCTTCTGATCGTCACGACCGATCGCCTCTCGGCGTTCGACGTGATCATGGGCGAGCCGATTCCCGACAAGGGCCGCGTGCTCAACCAGATGTCGAACTTCTGGTTCGAGCGGCTGAAGCACATCGTGCCGAACCATTTGACCGGCGTCGAGCCGGAGACGGTGGTGGCACCCGACGAGATCGAGCAGGTGAAGGGCCGGGCCGTGGTGGTGAAGCGCCTGGAGCCCGTGCTGATCGAAGCCGTCGTGCGCGGCTATCTGGCCGGCAGCGGCTGGAAGGACTATCAGGCGACGGGTGCGGTATGCGGCGTGAAGCTGCCGGCGGGCCTCGCCAATGCGCAGAAGCTGCCCGAGCCGATCTTCACGCCGGCTGCCAAGGCCGAGCTCGGCCAGCACGACGAGAACATCACGTTCGAGGAGACCGAGCGCCGCATCGGCACCGAGCTCGCGGCGACGATCCGCGACATCTCGATCAAGCTTTACCAGGAAGCGTCCGAATACGCCGCCACGCGCGGCATCATCATTGCCGATACGAAGTTCGAATTCGGGCTCGACAACAAGGGCCGGCTCTTCCTCATGGACGAGGCGCTGACCGCTGATTCGTCGCGTTTCTGGCCTGCCGACCAATACCAGGTGGGCAGCAACCCGCCGTCGTTCGACAAGCAGTTCGTGCGCGACTGGCTCGAGACGCAGCCGTGGAACAAGACTGCGCCCGCGCCGGCGCTGCCGGCCGAGGTCGTGGCCAGGACGAGCGACAAGTACCGTGAGGCGCTCGAGCGCCTCACCGGGCAGACGCTGGCATGAGGGATCGGCCGGCGCGCCGGCGAGCGGCGCACCGGCATTGAAGACGCGAAGGAAGACCGCACTATGAGCGAAGCAGTTCAGTCCGCCCATACGCACAGCGCGCCGCTCGTGGGCGTGGTGATGGGATCGAGTTCCGATTGGGACGTGATGAAGCAGGCCGTGGCGATCCTGCAGGAGTTCGGCGTGCCCTACGAGGCACGCGTGGTTTCGGCGCACCGCATGCCCGACGAGATGTTCGCTTATGCCGAGGCGGCGCGCGCGCGCGGGCTGCGCGCGATCATCGCCGGTGCGGGCGGCGCGGCGCACCTGCCCGGCATGCTGGCCGCGAAGACGACGGTGCCGGTGCTCGGCGTGCCGGTGGCGAGCAAGTACCTGAAGGGCGTCGATTCGCTGCATTCGATCGTGCAGATGCCGAAAGGCGTGCCGGTGGCGACGTTCGCGATCGGCGAGGCCGGCGCGGCCAATGCAGCGCTCTTTGCCGTCTCGCTCCTGGCGGGCACCGACGACACCTACGCGGCGCGCCTCGCGGTGTTCCGCACGCGCCAGAACGAGGCGGCCCACGCGATGGTGCTGCCCGCGCTGTGATCGCGCACCGATCGCGAGCGAAACGAAACCCCACTGAGATGAGTCCAGACAATCCCCCCGTTTCTCCGATACTGCCGGGCGCATGGCTCGGCATGATTGGCGGCGGCCAGCTCGGCCGCATGTTCTGCTTCGCGGCCCAGGCCATGGGCTACCGCGTGGCCGTACTCGACCCCGATCCGTCGAGCCCGGCTGGCAGCGTGGCCGACCGCCACCTGCGCGCCGCGTACACGGACGAAGCCGCGCTCACGGAGCTCGCGCGGCTTTGTGCGGCCGTATCGACCGAGTTCGAAAACGTGCCGGCCGCGAGCCTCGATTTTCTCGCGCGCACCACGTTCGTGAGCCCCGCCGGCCGCTGTGTCGCGATCGCGCAGGACCGTATCGCGGAGAAGCGCTTTATCGAGCGCTGCGGCGTGCCCGTCGCGCCGCATCTCGCGATCGAATCCAGCGAGGCGCTCGCGGCACTGACCGACGACGATCTGGCGGCTGTGCTGCCGGGCATCCTGAAAACGGCGCGGCTCGGCTACGACGGCAAGGGCCAGGTGCGCGTGGCGAGCCCCGATGCGGTGCGCGATGCGCACAACGGCCTCGGCGGCGTACCCTGCGTGCTCGAAAAGCGCCTGCCGCTGAAGTTCGAGGTGTCCGCCCTGATCGCGCGCGGCTGCAACGGCGCGACCGCCGTTTATCCGCTGGCGCAGAATACGCACCGTCAGGGCGTACTCTCGCTCACGGTCGTACCCGCGCCCGACGCCGGGCCGACACTCGTCGGGCAGGCGCAGCAGGCGGCGATCCGCATTGCCGATGCACTCGGCTACGTGGGCGTGCTCTGCGTGGAGTTTTTCGTGCTCGAAGACGGCTCGCTCGTGGCCAACGAGATGGCCCCGCGCCCGCACAATTCGGGACACTACACCGTCGATGCCTGTGCCGCGAGCCAGTTCGAGCAGCAGGTGCGCGCGATGACGGGCATGCCGCTCGGCGATACGCGCCAGCATTCCCCGGCCGTCATGCTCAATATTCTCGGCGACGTCTGGTTCTCCAGCGGTGGACCATCCGGCACGCCCGGGGCGCAGGCGAGCGCCCCCGTCACGCCGCCCTGGCAGGAAGTGGCGGCCATGCCGACGGCGCGGCTGCATCTGTACGGCAAAGAGGATGCACGGCCGGGCCGCAAGATGGGCCATATCAACTTCACCGCGGCGACGCTCGACGAGGCACGCACGGCCGCACGCGATTGCGCGCGTCTTTTGCACATTTCCCTGGCCTAGCCGGACGCACGATCGATGTCGTTCTCACACGAGACCCCCGCCGGCGTTGCCGTTAGCGCAGCGCAGATCGAAGAGGCTGCCGCGCTGCTCGACGCGGGCGAACTCGTCGCGTTTCCGACGGAAACGGTCTATGGGCTTGGCGGCGACGCCGAGAATCCGCAGGCCGTCGCGCGCATCTATGCGGCGAAGGGGCGACCGGCCAATCATCCGGTCATCGTTCACCTTGGCCCGCAGGGCGATCCGCAGTACTGGGTCGAGCATCTGCCGCCCGATGCGCGCAAGCTCATCGACGCTTTCTGGCCGGGGCCACTCACGCTGATTCTCAAGCGCGCCGCGCATATTCCGGCGGCCGTGAGCGGCGGGCAGGATTCCGTGGGCTTGCGCGCGCCATCGCACCCGGTGGCGCAGGCGCTGCTCGATGCCTTCTCGGCGCGCCGCGGCGGGCATGGCGGCGTGGCGGCGCCGTCGGCCAACCGCTTCGGCCATGTGAGCCCGACCACGGCTCAGCACGTGCGCGACGAGTTCGGCAACACGGTGCACGTGCTCGACGGCGGGGCCTGCGAGGTGGGAATCGAATCGACGATTCTCGATCTTTCGCGCGGCTTTCCGGCGCTGCTGAGGCCGGGCCGCG encodes the following:
- the purE gene encoding 5-(carboxyamino)imidazole ribonucleotide mutase; the encoded protein is MSEAVQSAHTHSAPLVGVVMGSSSDWDVMKQAVAILQEFGVPYEARVVSAHRMPDEMFAYAEAARARGLRAIIAGAGGAAHLPGMLAAKTTVPVLGVPVASKYLKGVDSLHSIVQMPKGVPVATFAIGEAGAANAALFAVSLLAGTDDTYAARLAVFRTRQNEAAHAMVLPAL
- the fba gene encoding class II fructose-bisphosphate aldolase (catalyzes the reversible aldol condensation of dihydroxyacetonephosphate and glyceraldehyde 3-phosphate in the Calvin cycle, glycolysis, and/or gluconeogenesis), which produces MPLVSMRQLLDHAAEHGYGLPAFNVNNLEQVQAIMAAADEVGAPVIMQASAGARKYAGEAFLRHLIEAAVESYPHIPVVMHQDHGQSPAVCMAAIRSGFTSVMMDGSLQADGKTVASYEYNVDVSRKVVEMAHSIGVTVEAELGVLGSLETMKGDKEDGHGAEGTMTREQLLTDVEQAADFVRATQCDALAIAIGTSHGAYKFTKKPTGDILAIERIKEIHARIPNTHLVMHGSSSVPQELLAEIREFGGDMKETYGVPVEEIQEGIKHGVRKINIDTDLRLAITGAIRRYFAENPSKFDPRDYLKPAREAAKKVCVDRYRAFGCEGQAGKIKPMPLDKMAEKYKSGELTQVVR
- a CDS encoding L-threonylcarbamoyladenylate synthase produces the protein MSFSHETPAGVAVSAAQIEEAAALLDAGELVAFPTETVYGLGGDAENPQAVARIYAAKGRPANHPVIVHLGPQGDPQYWVEHLPPDARKLIDAFWPGPLTLILKRAAHIPAAVSGGQDSVGLRAPSHPVAQALLDAFSARRGGHGGVAAPSANRFGHVSPTTAQHVRDEFGNTVHVLDGGACEVGIESTILDLSRGFPALLRPGRVTPREIADVLGMAPRLPDGGDATAPRASGTLKAHYAPRTPLALAPFETLEPLLAAARSAGAEVALVARVSRAGAWADAPGVRFVAAPEDPHVYARELYGMLRALDRADVSRILVEKLPDTPEWIAVNDRLGRAAAAFEASH
- a CDS encoding phosphoribosylaminoimidazolesuccinocarboxamide synthase, with product MSTLYESSLRSLPLLGRGKVRDNYAVGSDQLLIVTTDRLSAFDVIMGEPIPDKGRVLNQMSNFWFERLKHIVPNHLTGVEPETVVAPDEIEQVKGRAVVVKRLEPVLIEAVVRGYLAGSGWKDYQATGAVCGVKLPAGLANAQKLPEPIFTPAAKAELGQHDENITFEETERRIGTELAATIRDISIKLYQEASEYAATRGIIIADTKFEFGLDNKGRLFLMDEALTADSSRFWPADQYQVGSNPPSFDKQFVRDWLETQPWNKTAPAPALPAEVVARTSDKYREALERLTGQTLA
- a CDS encoding phosphoglycerate kinase; amino-acid sequence: MSQVLRLSDLIAKGLLSGKRVFIRADLNVPQDDQGNITEDTRIRASVPAIQAALGAGAAVMVTSHLGRPTEGEFKPEDSLAPVAKRLSELLGREVPLVANWVDNGVNVAPGQLVLLENCRVNKGEKKNSDELAQKMARLCDVYVNDAFGTAHRAEATTHGIAKYAPVACAGPLLAAELDALGKALGNPKRPLVAIVAGSKVSTKLTILKSLAEKVDQLIVGGGIANTFMLAAGLPIGKSLAEADLVEEARAIIEAARARGASVPIPADVVTAKEFSPTAAATTKPVADIEADDMILDIGPQTAQALASQLANAGTIVWNGPVGVFEFDQFGGGTKTLAEAIAHSSAFSIAGGGDTLAAIAKYGIHDKVSYISTGGGAFLEFLEGKKLPAVEVLESRA
- a CDS encoding 5-(carboxyamino)imidazole ribonucleotide synthase, which encodes MSPDNPPVSPILPGAWLGMIGGGQLGRMFCFAAQAMGYRVAVLDPDPSSPAGSVADRHLRAAYTDEAALTELARLCAAVSTEFENVPAASLDFLARTTFVSPAGRCVAIAQDRIAEKRFIERCGVPVAPHLAIESSEALAALTDDDLAAVLPGILKTARLGYDGKGQVRVASPDAVRDAHNGLGGVPCVLEKRLPLKFEVSALIARGCNGATAVYPLAQNTHRQGVLSLTVVPAPDAGPTLVGQAQQAAIRIADALGYVGVLCVEFFVLEDGSLVANEMAPRPHNSGHYTVDACAASQFEQQVRAMTGMPLGDTRQHSPAVMLNILGDVWFSSGGPSGTPGAQASAPVTPPWQEVAAMPTARLHLYGKEDARPGRKMGHINFTAATLDEARTAARDCARLLHISLA
- the pyk gene encoding pyruvate kinase, which codes for MHRATKIVATIGPASSSPEVLLQMMQAGLDVVRLNFSHGTADDHRQRAEHVREAARKTGREVAIMADLQGPKIRVGKFENGKVMLAPGDSFILDANCELGNEERVGLDYRDLPRDLKSGDVLLLNDGLIVLTVSRVVGEEIHTVVKVGGELSNNKGINRQGGGLTAPALTAKDMEDIRTAMAIGVEYIAVSFPKNATDMEMARQLANIAGMPYGVKPKMIAKIERAEAIPALQGILDASDGIMVARGDLAVEVGNAAVPALQKRMIRMARDSNKLVITATQMMESMIHAPVPTRAEVSDVANAVLDGTDAVMLSAETAAGKYPVQTIEAMAAICVEAEKSEHVELDRDFLDRTFTRIDQSIAMGALFTAYHLGAKAIVALTESGATALWMSRHWTHVPIFALTSRVASERGMALFRNVTPLAIEPNSDRDQALKQAVEVVVAKGFAARGDMVVLTVGEPMGQAGGTNTLKIVRVGDNV